Proteins encoded together in one Caldicellulosiruptor saccharolyticus DSM 8903 window:
- the ispE gene encoding 4-(cytidine 5'-diphospho)-2-C-methyl-D-erythritol kinase: MILKAYAKINLTLDVLSKRDDGYHEIRTIMQTVDLYDIINIEKIEEDSIIVTTSSENIPTDNKNHAYIAASLVKERFGVKEGVKIHIQKNIPISAGLAGGSTDAAAVLRGLNKLFGLNLSQNELIELGREIGADVPFCLVGGTALCEGIGEKVTKLKSAPKMNILIAKPEVYVSTQAVYEALDLSKVKKRPNTDAMIVAIEEGNIREIAKNLCNVLETVTVNQYPVINRVKDIMRNHNALGTVMTGSGPAVFGIFANKYDALKAADRLKVFIKEIILTTTCENEFFSNEE, from the coding sequence TTGATACTAAAGGCTTATGCAAAGATCAACTTGACATTGGATGTGCTTTCAAAAAGAGATGATGGTTACCATGAAATCAGAACAATAATGCAAACAGTGGATTTGTATGATATAATAAATATTGAAAAGATAGAAGAAGATAGTATAATTGTTACAACTTCAAGTGAAAACATTCCAACTGACAATAAAAACCATGCTTACATTGCAGCCTCTCTTGTCAAAGAACGTTTTGGTGTAAAAGAAGGAGTTAAGATACATATTCAAAAGAATATTCCAATTTCAGCAGGCTTAGCAGGTGGTAGCACTGATGCTGCGGCTGTTTTAAGAGGGCTAAACAAACTATTTGGCTTGAATTTAAGCCAAAATGAGCTAATTGAATTGGGAAGAGAAATTGGAGCTGATGTTCCATTTTGTTTAGTTGGTGGTACAGCACTTTGTGAGGGAATAGGCGAAAAGGTTACAAAACTAAAATCAGCGCCAAAGATGAATATACTAATAGCAAAACCAGAGGTGTATGTATCGACTCAGGCTGTTTATGAGGCTCTTGACCTTAGCAAAGTCAAAAAAAGACCCAATACAGATGCTATGATTGTAGCAATTGAAGAGGGCAATATTCGTGAGATTGCAAAAAATTTGTGTAATGTTTTAGAAACTGTTACAGTCAATCAGTATCCTGTGATAAACAGAGTAAAAGACATTATGAGGAACCACAACGCGCTTGGCACAGTCATGACAGGAAGTGGGCCTGCTGTATTTGGGATTTTTGCTAATAAATACGATGCAC